A segment of the Zingiber officinale cultivar Zhangliang chromosome 8B, Zo_v1.1, whole genome shotgun sequence genome:
ATATTCTTGTGTTTAGACGAAGCAAGGTTGTACAAATCCTGCGATGCCAATGGATCGGTGACCCGGTCAGCAGTCCCATGCAGCACCAAAAAAGGCAGGGTGATGTACTTGAGATTTTGCATCAGATAAGAGGTTATGCGTAGGATCTCATGGCCTGTCcgaactctgatcggtccagtgTAAACTAGAGGATCTGAGTACTTGGCCAACATAGCTGCTGGGTCTCTTGATACTGGGATTCCCTTTTTGTTAGCCCCCTTGAATTGGAATTTCGGCAGTACAATAGAGATGAAGGGTGCCATAGTCTACAGCACGTTAGAAAACAACTCACATGAGAGATGAGCTATTGGTACAAGGGCACGAAAGAATACTATCAAAAGTTTCTAGTTATGAAGTTTCTAAGTGTCAAGTATGGCTTTGACACGAGTCTTTGGGTTTTTTAGTTGCACAGCTGTAACACTGCTTAGCTACTTAAGCAAATGAAATCTTACACCATATATACCTATCAATGGACTCAAAGATGGACAGCAATATCTTGCAGCTTACCAAAATAGACTATAAGAAGGAGCAATTACCCTAACTATTGGATGAGCAGGCTTTACACGAATAGCTGGAGATGTCAATATGATCCCCTCCACCAAAGCCTCAATATGAGGAAAAGTAGCGGCCTGTCATGCAACCCATGTTATTAGAGAGATAAATAAAGGAAAAACTAAACTGAAAGGGGCCTTCAGGAAGAAACTGCATGAAGGCGCCTAAGAAAAGCTGGAAGATCCGGTTGATTTAATAACAACTATTTACTTGCAAACGGCTGCCATTAAATCAACTCTGAATTGTGCTAAAGGAGATTGTCATTAGTAAGTTGGGATGTAGGTTATTTTTCCACAAATGACTTTACCTTCAGAACCACTGCTCCACCAGTGGAGTGACCAAAAAGGAAACAGGGTGTATCAGGATTCTGAGATTTGATCTTTTCTAGGAATTTTCCCTAGAACATGTAAAAAGGAAATTCTAATAAGCATGATCCAGAATATGACTGATTCATAAACatgaaaaataataatctctAACAAAAAAAAGTTAACATACTGTGTCTTCAACAACATGATCTAGTGAAGGTACATATCCATGCAATCCATCACTCCCACCATGGCCTGTTGAAGATTCTAAAAGAGTTATGAGAGAATCATGCAGATCATAGAAGAGGAATGCAAAAACTTGATACCATTTGATTTTCCTGCATTTCTTGTAGTAAACTATACATTTTTATTGCAACCTAAGGTTTTTGAACAGTAGGCTATATTGAGGTAGTAGTGAAAACATCAAATAGAGACTATTATTCTAGATTTAGGatacaaacaaacacaattttttaaaaaaagaaaaagaaaaaaaaaactagaaagaaAAACCGATGCACCTATCCAATCCATTGCATATACTCCAAAGTTGCATGCCATTAGTTGCTTAGCAAAGTGAGCGTATCTTCCACTGGAAAAATGGCAGTTCTGTTATTCAACGATATTCTCAATAAAGTGACAAAAAGAAAAATGGCAATGACTATCAACAAGTCATTGGGACCAAAGAAAGGATAATGTGGTAGTAAGTTATAGTTGGAATATGCTAGCAGTATAAACACATCAAGTCGGTGCCATACCTATGTTCATTAAGCCCATGTATTATCAACATTATACCCCTGAAATTGTAAGAAGAAACAAATCCTAATTAGGCATCATGATAATTGACCATGCAACAGCTTGAATAAAAATGTCACGAGCCATTCCAATGTACAAATTGCTAGATTCTTATAGGAtttgtttttttaaagaaaaaattacttgtAATCAACCAATCAAGATGCAAGATGCAATTTCATCCATCAAATCTAATCACAATAGGAATTTTTGTTAATAATGCCTACAGGGGAAAAGAACCATACATCTATTACTACCAAAATTAGGTGATTTTCGCATTAGACAAGCAGCATATTTGATTCTTTAAGCTAGCTAACTTCTGACTTGGTTGAGTCCTGATAATTTTGGTCAGTCTAACTAACTCAAAATTGTGTGCGCGCGCGCGTAGGAGGGAAGAAATCTTATCTTATTAATTTGACCTAACAGGATGAAATCCAACAAGAAAGGTCTGAAAgataaaagagagaaaaaaaaagtagCCTTTATCTGAATTCTTGGTGAGAACTAGCCTGCCTTAAGCATTACAGTGAAGAACAACTAATtgaatcatggcatacaaaagaaGATCGGATTCATCCAACTGCTACAGGAAATAGTCAAAAGAAGCAAAATATAACACAAGCCGTGGTAGAAAATTGTTTCTGGATTTGTGACCGTagtaaaacttaactaaaatacCATTTCCAGCCAAATGAACAAATAAATGGAAACAATGAATTTAATCAAGACTTCATTTGaaaactaagattttttttttattcatagcATCATAAGGATTAACTGATCTTAGACAAAACGATTAAAATAATCCTAAATTTTATTCACATGAGATAACAATATATCTATAAGTTATAAGATTTAACTCCCCAAATTTTGTTACGTAAAGGTTAAAAAGTTGAAAGTTAGTTCAAAAATCTATTAGGAAGAAGACCAGAAGTTTCATGAATTTGGCAATTATAAAACAAACAATATGGTCAAACTATACATTCAAGGAAGATAAAGACCAACATTTTTCTGTATATCCTGCAATCTAAATCTATTGAAATTCTCTAGAGCAAAGTGAATCATCAAGCATAGCGCAAGAGGCGATATTGCATTTTGAAAATCACAAACATGGATTATCGACGTAGCCAATCCAAAGCCGCGAAATCCATCAGAACCCTAATTTTCGCCGACAGAATCGGATCGAAACCCTCACCTCAAATCTCCCGACATCGGCATCCACGATCGGCAGAAGAGCGCCCTTCTCCTCGTTCCCTCGAACACGGACGTCTCCCCGCGCCACATCATCTCCTCCGACGGGGAAACCATCTCCACCCCCTCGGCGATCTCCCGCCGCCGCCGCACGTCCTCCTCCTCCGCGGCCATCGACCACCGGCCCTTGACCGTCTTCCGCCGAGGAGAACTCGCCGCCGCCGTGCGAGATGAGATGGGATTACGTCGGAGAATAAGGAGGAGGAACCACGTGGCGAGAGAATGCAACAAAAGGACCACGCGTAGGAGCGATGCCAGCGACGGCACGGACCTCCTCATGTTCCTGAAGACGGGGATAATACGGCCGCTGGCGCCGGAAGTCAGCTCCTCCACCCGCGCGGCCTTCTCCATGCCTCCTCTTCGCCCTCTCCTCTtcgccttctcctcttccttcttcgccTCCGGGTTGGCTttgcctctctctctctcctttttCGATTTGGTTGGGCGGCTTCGAAAAGGGTTGGCGTATATAGACTCTCTTCCCCGCGATTCGCCTATCGtttttttcatttcatttcatgGACTATTCGGGCTTTTGACGGTTGCGTCAAAAACTCACTCGTTACGTTTCGCGGTAAGTGAATAATACATGGGAGAAGGCTTGTACACGTCGAAACTATCAAATTAATAAAAGGGAATAAAAGCATATCTCCCATTGtgcttctttccttaaccaaAACTTGCACGAATCTATTAGATGATGTCATTGCATTCAATTGTTAATCTGTTTCGTAGTTTTGCTCCGCGTAATCGTAGAAAAGTGTCGCCGAGCCTTTCAAAGACCCACATGGAAAAACATAACTGAAATTAATAGATAACTATTGTGGTTAAATTTTGGAgtataaaaatatgtttaaatatataatagaatttagaaagaaaaaaaaaagtttggttGGTGCGACTGAGTGCATTTATTCAATTCTTAAATGTGGAGTTGGATTTCGGAGCTAATATACTATCATTATTCCATGACGCGTTCTTGTTGGTGTGGCCACGAGTTTAGTCCACTGGTCGGTGCGACTGACTTCATTTGGCGGTGATGCATCTATGATTTTATGAGCCCATCCAATTAAGTTGCAAGTCGCGATCAGAAGGATTATGGACGTTGAACTTTGAACCCATAATTAATAGGAAGAAAATGACCGTAAAGGAAAGGTAGTAGTATGCGTCTCCCTCTCTTTTCATCGCAGCGAACAGCATCCCGTTGTGGCTCAATTTATTGGCAAAGGGGTGGGACAATATTAAATGATGGGAATAAATTATTGCCGTCACATATTTCATGTGATTTCCAAGCAGATTTGGCATCAGATTTGTTCGCGAATCATTGTAACAAAAGATAACGTTTGTCCCTCGATAATTGATCCTAAATTTATACCCTCTAGTTTAACATCCCATTAAGAATAGGATAGCTAAGAATGCAATCAAAGTCTCATAAAacacattaaaaaaattataaatttaaaaaaaataaaagatatcatCAAACAAGAGTTTTTAGATAAAGTCTAAGAATAAATTCATATGGACTTAGGTCTAAAGTatataatatcatattattataaagatatgtgaattcttttaattttaacaaGTGGTATCCGAGTTATTCAGATCAAACCATGTAGATAGAATAGTGACCTTGAATGAAGGAGGTGGGGGCTCCTAGAGAAGTGAACTTTAAGCGAAAAGTCTAAGCAAATCAAGGGTGATTGAATGCTTGATAAATTCTTGACAAAAATTTTGGAGAAATGAACCCTAAAGGGTGAAAAACTTAAGGGCCTACTTGGTTAGAGGGAGTTGACCAAAGGAAAGGGTATGAGAATCAATTAATGTGTTTGGTGAGTGAGATTATTTACTGAATAGTAAATTATATAAACTAATCTATGGATTTTCTTCAATCCGTGGTAAAATTGGGAgggatgaaaaaaaaattagtattcATTCCTCTCGATTTAGCATGTCTTCTTTTTTACTTTCTCTCCCTTTCTTTTTTTCAACCCTATAATATCTTCTTCTCTCATCCAAATCAACTATACCCTCATTTCTAATATCTCAAGCTTCCAAATCCTCTACCGCCTTAAGCTTTCTGCCTCAAAAATCCTCCCACCAACACACACTgttttccctctcttttctttttctaccctaaatatcttcttcttctccaatctaAATCAATCGTACCCTCATTCTTGATATCTCAAGCCTTCAAATCCTCTACACTTGCATATCTCCTGTTTATGCTTATGAATTCATAAGTAAGAAATTGCTCTAAGATTGTTGGGAGTACAATATGATGTGTTATTAACTATAACTTTGTGTTGTTTCTGTTGATTACTCTATGGAGTTGTGTATTATTTTTTGTAAGAATTTGATTATGATGATGGTTTTTAGCATAAAACTATGATATATATCTATAAAGGGATTATGTTTATTCTGGATTTAtgtggaaaaggaaaaaaataataaaaaaaataggacAAACATGATTTCCTACCATATATAAAAAGATGCATCTTGAGGAATTTGCTTGTAATATATGATGCCCAtggtttgtttcttgttttaAAAATGATAACCAATTTACTTGTTACCAGTGCTGCTTGCACTACCTTCCAATCCATAAATTATAATTACTTGTTAGATTATATTTATGTAGATCAAATGACTCGCCTTCCTATTATCGAACAACGACGAAAACTAAAGAACCTATTATTGCTTCAACAAACAACAAATAATATGTTGGTCTTGTTATTTACTCTATATTATGTGCTCATTTGTTCATACCTTTGAGATAATGTCCATCATAtcaaaacaaaagaagaaaaagagtcGAACGAATGAGATGGATGTGTAGATTGACAATGGATTATGATTCTGCTTGCATTAGTCATCTTCTCATTGATAGGGCAACCTTTAGGAAAAGGTTACCGTGTGATATGATAGTAGGCATTGGAGGACTAATGTAATATCCTAAATCAATtgctttaattaaaaatatttatttatttagttcagATTTAATTAGaatgaagttttaatttaagtgaCTAGCTTTAATTATGTTTAATCAATAAGTTATAGTAtatctaaacttaaataaattgtatGACTTAAATATCcatgaatttataaaaattaatgattaggcaatataaattataaatttgtaTAACTTAGATGTGTATAAAATAAATACATGAATCTTTCAAATGATAAAaggaagtatatatatatatatatatatcttactattttattaaaaatctcccccctttactaactaactttggtgaagcctaaaatgcatttacgttaatacctttttttctatttacactaaaaataattccaaggtttattagtaattctacgagcgaaacaatcagtgctctagagttcgagactcagctacagcgtattattatgaatttttttcatcattaattttctttggttgttttatataaaaaatatatatatatttctctttagtcccatatcttagaattgacaacaatATGATCAAAAAAGCTTCTATAAATAAtttaggccgacgatgttaaaaaatatacttttcttagtttttttactaagacaagtataatattaaattaaaataattttttacataggGAAGCTCATTACAGTAGTTTGTTGTTGGGATTCTCTAGCGTCACTATTGCATGGGTAATCTTATAAGGGTGACACTAGAAAATtcaaacaattcggattttcaaatacccaaataatttatatattattatattacacacgcaacgcgtgtgcacgatcacactagtatatatatatatatatatatatatatatatatagttatttGATACCAAATATAAGGTACCTAATTTAGAAGGCTCGGCTAAGGTAGAATTGGAAATAAATATATGACATGGCTAATTTAGATACGGGTAGGAATTAAAATATATGATAATGAATTATTTGATTCTCGGATAAAATAGAACTGGAAATAAATTTATACATGGCTTAGTGTGTGTAAAGGATTTAGCaagtttaaaatttataagaTGTGTGGACATAAATTTTATTGCATATAAATTTTAtgcaaaaaatttaattaagaaatatacacatgtgtgtatatatacatatataattctAAGATAAATATGTAGATCCAAATGTCATATTTATCTTGTAAAATTTAATTGGGAAAGGATAACACATATAAAGaaaaacatacatatatatatatatatatatgtgtgtgttatgtagcaaatttatttaaggtatAAATTAAACACTACAataaaatcgctcatagacatcggttttccaccggtgtctatttgattttcgaccgatgtctatgaagccgatgttaaaagtctgtcattttagacatcgggttaaaaccggtgtagtatcacttaacgacaccgattttcgaatcggttattaaccggtgtagtatcacttaacgacaccgtttcatacacggtgtaaaaccgatgtaatattgtatgttaataacaccagttttggcagcggtaaatgaccgatgtaatattactttataacaccggttttacatcggtggaaaaccgatgtaatatgtattttttctaacagcacagatttgattttaaaaccgacaataacaaaaaaaaatacacaaatattcacaaattgtacaaatattcttcattcaataatatccataaaatacacaaatattcacaaattatataaataatcttcttacaacaatatccataaaatacccaaacattctttttacatcaaaagctagctaataaatatcaaaatcaaggtagaacattcttttaacacatcaaggtagaaccgcacttcaaatgtaatctagcatgcattcagcccactcgaaccgcacttcatcaatttcaactctggagtacttgagatttgtaaactgtaaaaacacataaatccaccatatgtcaaataactaaaacaaatgtgtatatgtatcaaataaaatagaatactgagtttttaaaggctgctgtgcaagataacgaatataacatagaatctaaaactttcatatatgacacttagtatatgctgcttagaatataacatagataatttgctccttctaattcaagtgtacagattgataagaaccgacagcatcatacaacaacttactaggcatgataatggttgaacaaagaaatatgactacacaacaaatctagtgaagcatagaagaacaaagctacctctgatgaagagatatactatttattgtactacctctgatgccatcttggtatcctgaatatcctgcactaagccccctattttctgtgatttctgctaccaaccacagcagcaaggaatgcggcaagaaggcaACTGCCTCCTTAGTCCAACAcccaaaacagcaagttagagcttccttttgggtccattcaatcctctagtaagtagaaactattttccctttggtttatgatggatttggagtgtcttgacctaagatataatcctcttgtagccctctatattaaaggccagcatacatggaaaattcagcatattcttctgaagtcataacagggtcggtaaactttacttgtagtttttattcatttgcttcatgtaggagtagattctagtaaattcccacacatttaatgtttaatgatcggctagggataagattagggatcaacatgatcatttcctccctatagccatgtggtagaggtcgagcttgtaacctaaataatgtagttaggggtctctatctgattaatgaaaaacatgaatataggtaaaaacaaaagaggtgagtaaaataatgaagaggggttaaatcataaaaacaaagagttccctattcttgaggtacccacaggcatattgacactcactcttacttctagttgaacttgaaattcattggtatagctaaatatggtaatgggtaccctttaagtttgattacccatttatcttaataggttaggttaaattcgagtatcaatgtgttagatatttagaggaagttgagcaggttaaaaatgtaatcaatactttaatcctaaggttatcatttaagatagcttatccagccactctactcactgcagctcctaatctctaattcctttcttcttaggcaatcatttagtctccaactagtatctggtttgtaacaaaagcatagcatccggtttgtaacttattttaggcaaataaagcaaccatataagcttatgaaatgagagaatgctacactcattaatggttgcataaggattgcttaagtcaacatataaattttctttaatgggatgtaggtcaattaatatgggttgtttaattcatgtgttttatgttgtgtgaattgcttaaggtcatccctaagctactgtacatgctatgtcagagctaaattcgtcccaatttgtgtgggttcttttctccttttcacctaagccatatgcataaaccatgtacatattaagtagaagcaactagttttcactcttgtgaaacaaaacatctaatgctttttgtaaacatttacatGCTATCAAATTAAGAGTGTCAAGTTTTGATTGGAAGTGTGGATGTTTCCAGCGGTATACAGCTTTCTGAAGAATCAAACATAATCAGATACACCGCTACAATGTGATAGTGTACATAAGCATATCACGCATAACAAGCCACAAGTCCTATCAATCTACCATTAATTATGTACTTACATTCATAGTATTGGTTCAAGTCATATCTAAGTTCATGTCGATCTCTTcacatttataaaattttcaaataattaatattagcttCTGCAAATGATGTTGCCCCTACAGATAAAAACATTCATTGGACAATAAAGGTTGAGAAAAATAACCACCTCAAAGTTTCCTTTCAGTTCTGATTCGAGCTTTTTGGTGAGACTCTCGTTGTACAATTCCTCATAAGCCAACTGAATCTGCTTTCTTTGGGTGGCATTTCTATGCGCTAAAATGTTGATCAGTGTCTTCTCATTAGTTCCCCATCCTGACACATGTAGATGTCGCGGTAAGGCTATTTAGCTTATACAAATTTTGCTTCACTATTTCTTCATAAATTTATATATGCTATTCAAAACTAGTGTATTTGAGCAAGGTATCGAAATACACTGTAGAAGAACTTGCATCTCTCTTATGCACAATGGCATTATATGAGGCCTTGATGAACCCATTGCTAGACATTAGGCTTCAAAGGGACAAGGCTTCAGGGATGGACAAACAGAACACTTTTGCAAACTCTTACAAGGAGATTTCCAAAGAACATAACAATACTAGGAAACATAAATAACACATGGAAATGAAGACTATAATCTCTGTGCTCCTCTTTTATGAGTTTCATTATGGAATATCA
Coding sequences within it:
- the LOC122016852 gene encoding monoacylglycerol lipase-like, with amino-acid sequence MEKAARVEELTSGASGRIIPVFRNMRRSVPSLASLLRVVLLLHSLATWFLLLILRRNPISSRTAAASSPRRKTVKGRWSMAAEEEDVRRRREIAEGVEMVSPSEEMMWRGETSVFEGTRRRALFCRSWMPMSGDLRGIMLIIHGLNEHSGRYAHFAKQLMACNFGVYAMDWIGHGGSDGLHGYVPSLDHVVEDTGKFLEKIKSQNPDTPCFLFGHSTGGAVVLKAATFPHIEALVEGIILTSPAIRVKPAHPIVRTMAPFISIVLPKFQFKGANKKGIPVSRDPAAMLAKYSDPLVYTGPIRVRTGHEILRITSYLMQNLKYITLPFLVLHGTADRVTDPLASQDLYNLASSKHKNIKLYEGFLHDLLFEPERDEIGADIINWMLKRLQQKQL